Proteins from a genomic interval of Diaphorobacter sp. HDW4A:
- a CDS encoding MFS transporter, with protein sequence MITTHAQDDSAAGLADSVSRPRAWFAFAMIFLLMMSDYIDRQIIVSLFPHLKEEWGLSDKQLGGLVSVISVVVAIGSIPVAMLADRFGRVKSIFVMASIWSVATISCMFARNYAQLFAARAVVGVGETGYGSVGSALISALFPKRLHATLLGAFFAASSVGAVLGVVLGGVIAEHWGWRAAFGAVGFPGLIMALAFLLVPDYKNVIVKMTPSVKSGGGKEKIARLLRTLSRGPTMWILCVAGSFQMIVVSAMWSWMPSFFNRYHGMPAVTAAKYAAVLVLIGAFGALFWGAVADRVSRRRGSRKLALLSITTFVTATLFIAAFTLPLMQMAQFVLILAGGSMMTCTVGVSVSAILDVTHPGLRSTGAAVHAFAINLFGLAVGPFLGGVISDHWSLQTALTVIPAAGFFASFFYWKASRHYEADAVMAAQLLEQADAAPTGAQEGAKEAGVVNGFSKAHA encoded by the coding sequence ATGATTACCACCCACGCACAGGACGATTCCGCCGCCGGGCTCGCAGACAGCGTCAGCCGCCCACGGGCCTGGTTCGCCTTCGCGATGATCTTTTTGCTGATGATGTCTGACTACATCGACCGCCAGATCATCGTCTCGCTGTTTCCGCATCTCAAGGAAGAGTGGGGCCTGTCCGACAAGCAGCTCGGCGGATTGGTCTCGGTGATCTCGGTGGTGGTGGCGATCGGCAGCATTCCTGTCGCCATGCTGGCCGACCGCTTTGGTCGCGTCAAAAGCATCTTCGTGATGGCTTCCATCTGGAGCGTCGCCACCATCAGCTGCATGTTCGCGCGCAATTACGCTCAACTGTTCGCCGCGCGCGCCGTCGTCGGCGTCGGTGAGACCGGCTACGGCTCAGTCGGCTCGGCGCTCATCAGCGCCTTGTTTCCCAAGCGTTTGCATGCCACGCTGCTTGGCGCGTTCTTCGCCGCCAGCTCGGTGGGTGCGGTGCTTGGCGTGGTGCTCGGCGGCGTGATCGCCGAGCACTGGGGCTGGCGCGCGGCGTTCGGCGCGGTGGGGTTTCCGGGGCTCATCATGGCGCTGGCGTTCCTGCTTGTGCCCGATTACAAGAACGTCATCGTCAAGATGACTCCCAGCGTCAAAAGCGGCGGCGGCAAGGAAAAGATCGCGCGCCTGCTGCGCACCCTGAGCCGTGGCCCGACCATGTGGATACTCTGCGTCGCCGGTTCGTTCCAGATGATCGTCGTCTCCGCCATGTGGTCGTGGATGCCCAGCTTCTTCAACCGCTACCACGGCATGCCCGCCGTCACCGCCGCCAAGTACGCGGCCGTGCTGGTGCTGATCGGCGCGTTTGGCGCGCTGTTCTGGGGCGCCGTGGCCGACCGCGTGAGCCGCCGCCGTGGCTCGCGCAAGCTGGCGCTGCTCAGCATCACCACGTTCGTCACCGCAACACTGTTCATCGCCGCCTTCACGCTGCCGCTCATGCAGATGGCTCAGTTCGTGCTGATCCTCGCGGGTGGCTCGATGATGACCTGCACCGTCGGCGTCTCGGTCAGCGCGATTCTCGACGTCACCCACCCTGGCCTGCGCTCCACCGGCGCGGCAGTCCACGCCTTCGCCATCAACCTGTTCGGCCTCGCGGTAGGCCCGTTCCTCGGTGGCGTGATCTCCGACCATTGGAGCCTGCAGACCGCACTCACAGTGATCCCCGCAGCCGGCTTCTTCGCCTCGTTCTTCTACTGGAAGGCATCACGCCACTACGAGGCGGATGCGGTGATGGCGGCGCAGTTGCTGGAGCAGGCGGATGCCGCGCCGACCGGTGCGCAGGAGGGGGCAAAGGAGGCCGGGGTGGTGAACGGATTCAGCAAGGCTCACGCCTGA
- a CDS encoding Ig-like domain-containing protein: MNGAGACKLTPGSAGTALPLTVSYSGDPAFQTTQDVQTANALKVGSVVSMTATPNPPIAGKPLTFAVTVTQMQARALKAKTKAAPLPAGVVEFTDSGTSIGSAPLINGAATLTLAAPATPGAHSFVVTYVGDDFNAQAQSAPLTLAVAAAPAISLSPVPLFDTLWEKLLSMALVGFAARGMRIRKA, encoded by the coding sequence TTGAACGGCGCAGGCGCGTGCAAGCTGACGCCAGGCAGCGCCGGAACAGCGCTGCCGTTGACGGTTTCCTATTCCGGGGATCCCGCTTTCCAGACCACTCAAGACGTTCAGACTGCCAACGCGCTGAAAGTCGGGTCCGTGGTCTCCATGACTGCCACGCCGAACCCACCCATTGCGGGGAAACCACTCACCTTCGCGGTCACCGTGACGCAGATGCAAGCGCGAGCACTGAAAGCCAAAACCAAGGCAGCACCACTGCCCGCAGGAGTTGTTGAGTTCACCGATAGCGGCACGTCCATCGGCAGTGCGCCACTGATCAACGGGGCCGCAACGCTGACCCTCGCAGCTCCGGCCACACCGGGCGCTCACAGTTTCGTTGTTACTTATGTGGGTGACGATTTCAACGCGCAGGCGCAAAGCGCTCCGTTGACCTTGGCGGTTGCGGCGGCTCCAGCCATATCGCTTTCTCCGGTGCCGCTGTTCGACACGCTGTGGGAAAAGCTGCTGTCGATGGCCCTCGTGGGCTTTGCGGCGCGGGGGATGCGGATCCGCAAGGCTTGA
- a CDS encoding polysaccharide deacetylase family protein, with the protein MSLTFDDGLNPDTQSQAQEWNQRIIAGLKDADVTAMVFPSLARMGSERGMGLIMDWAKAGHAVGNHTATHRSLASADLTLDEFIADVRIADAALNHFPTWIPMLRFPYLKEGNTPEKRDGMRVWMKANGYRPAPVSMDASDWYYNQIYSAHSKAGSHEKAARVRAAYVEHLLDRASYYDGLAKQVLGRSPSHVMLLHTNEINAATLPELVAAFRKRGWTFVSPATAFNDPVYASQPSTLPAGESIIWARAKASGIAGLRYPAEDSVYEEPKLRAVGLLP; encoded by the coding sequence TTGAGTCTGACTTTTGACGATGGCCTCAACCCCGATACGCAATCGCAGGCGCAGGAGTGGAATCAGCGCATCATCGCCGGTCTCAAAGATGCGGATGTCACGGCGATGGTGTTTCCGTCGCTGGCGCGCATGGGCAGTGAACGGGGGATGGGCCTCATCATGGATTGGGCCAAGGCAGGTCACGCGGTCGGCAACCATACGGCGACGCATCGCAGCCTTGCATCCGCTGATTTGACGTTGGATGAATTCATCGCAGACGTCAGAATTGCCGATGCGGCGCTGAATCATTTTCCCACCTGGATTCCCATGCTTCGCTTTCCTTACCTCAAAGAGGGCAACACGCCCGAAAAGCGCGATGGCATGCGGGTCTGGATGAAGGCCAATGGCTACCGGCCTGCGCCGGTCTCGATGGATGCGAGCGACTGGTACTACAACCAGATCTACTCAGCGCATTCCAAAGCCGGTTCGCACGAAAAAGCCGCCCGGGTCAGGGCTGCATACGTTGAACATCTGCTTGACCGTGCGTCGTACTACGATGGCTTGGCAAAGCAGGTTCTGGGCCGAAGCCCGTCGCATGTGATGCTGCTGCACACCAATGAAATCAACGCGGCGACGCTGCCGGAACTGGTTGCCGCTTTCCGAAAGCGTGGCTGGACCTTCGTTTCGCCCGCAACGGCTTTCAACGACCCGGTCTACGCGTCTCAACCCAGCACATTGCCTGCGGGCGAAAGCATCATCTGGGCCCGCGCCAAAGCCAGCGGCATAGCGGGCTTGCGCTACCCCGCCGAGGATTCGGTCTATGAAGAGCCTAAGCTGCGTGCAGTGGGGCTGCTGCCGTGA
- a CDS encoding DUF2625 domain-containing protein, which produces MRPLVELIDQQDPALPLIQTWAQEADLNVELLAPSSERDTVLLDLQVTTRSPLGAIAHDTGGILIDGGWLRMLGSGHARLGRDLSGWNRDRANGFLLVADDVVGGFFAINGGGLGDDRGAIHYFAPDTLAWESLEVGHTAFVQWAFSERLREFYGDSYWTGWESDVAALGGDACFGFYPFLFTREGSTQASSRRPLSVGEQYAFSVSGEKSPT; this is translated from the coding sequence ATGCGACCACTTGTAGAACTCATCGATCAACAAGACCCCGCTTTGCCGCTCATCCAAACCTGGGCGCAGGAGGCTGATCTGAATGTGGAACTGCTTGCGCCTTCCAGCGAACGTGACACCGTGCTGCTCGATCTCCAGGTGACGACCCGCTCGCCGCTGGGTGCGATTGCGCATGACACGGGAGGTATTCTGATCGATGGTGGATGGCTTCGCATGCTGGGCTCCGGGCATGCGAGGCTTGGCCGCGATCTGAGCGGCTGGAATCGTGATCGGGCCAATGGGTTTCTGCTGGTTGCCGATGATGTCGTGGGTGGGTTCTTTGCGATCAATGGTGGAGGATTGGGCGACGACCGGGGCGCGATCCACTATTTCGCACCCGATACCTTGGCCTGGGAATCGCTGGAGGTTGGGCACACTGCCTTTGTGCAATGGGCGTTCAGCGAGCGTTTGCGGGAGTTTTATGGTGACTCGTATTGGACGGGTTGGGAGTCCGATGTAGCGGCCCTGGGTGGGGATGCCTGTTTTGGCTTCTATCCCTTTCTCTTTACTAGGGAGGGCTCGACCCAGGCCAGCTCGCGCAGGCCACTATCGGTTGGTGAGCAGTATGCGTTCAGCGTGTCCGGCGAGAAAAGCCCGACATAG
- a CDS encoding DUF2938 family protein yields the protein MSDWKWWGEAFVVGIGATALMDLWSWTLRRIGIATLDYAMLGRWCKHWLNGTWFHASIQKSPPTRFEKPIGWALHYLTGIAFATLWLTLTRWPPSGTSALLFGAITVLVPWLVLQPALGAGIASSRTARPWMIRAVGLLTHVVFGAGMWMVLWVCSMVSMAGSGRV from the coding sequence ATGAGTGATTGGAAATGGTGGGGAGAGGCCTTCGTTGTCGGCATTGGCGCGACCGCATTGATGGACCTGTGGTCCTGGACCCTGCGCCGTATCGGCATCGCGACGCTGGACTACGCGATGCTCGGGCGCTGGTGCAAGCATTGGCTGAACGGCACCTGGTTCCACGCCAGCATTCAGAAGTCTCCGCCGACAAGATTTGAAAAGCCCATAGGCTGGGCCCTGCATTACCTCACCGGAATCGCCTTCGCCACCCTCTGGCTCACCCTCACCAGATGGCCCCCGAGCGGGACATCCGCCCTGCTCTTCGGAGCCATCACCGTGCTTGTCCCGTGGCTGGTCCTGCAGCCCGCACTCGGCGCAGGCATCGCGTCATCACGCACCGCACGGCCATGGATGATCAGAGCGGTCGGCTTGCTCACGCATGTGGTGTTCGGAGCGGGAATGTGGATGGTGCTGTGGGTGTGTTCAATGGTGAGCATGGCTGGTTCAGGCAGGGTTTGA
- a CDS encoding helix-turn-helix domain-containing protein: protein MNISEVSRRSGLAASTLRFYDEKGLIQSIGRHAQQRVFGEEVLDRLALIALGRAAGFSLQEIGTMLQADGARPRVDRGMLRAKADELDRNIRQLKAVRDGLRHAAECPESSHLDCPVFRRLMQAASVGEFAALPAMVARRD from the coding sequence ATGAACATTTCCGAAGTATCCAGACGCTCGGGGCTCGCGGCCTCGACCTTGCGGTTTTATGACGAGAAAGGGCTGATCCAATCGATCGGTCGCCACGCGCAGCAGCGGGTCTTTGGCGAGGAGGTTCTGGACCGGCTGGCGCTGATCGCGTTGGGGCGGGCGGCGGGATTTTCGTTGCAGGAGATCGGCACGATGCTGCAAGCGGACGGCGCAAGGCCGCGCGTGGATCGCGGCATGCTGCGCGCGAAGGCGGATGAGCTGGATCGAAACATCCGCCAGTTGAAGGCCGTGCGCGACGGCTTGCGCCATGCTGCCGAATGCCCGGAGAGCAGCCATCTCGACTGCCCAGTGTTCCGGCGGTTGATGCAGGCGGCAAGTGTGGGCGAGTTCGCTGCGCTGCCTGCGATGGTGGCGAGGAGAGATTGA
- a CDS encoding 3-keto-5-aminohexanoate cleavage protein, whose product MAAAQKKVIVTCAITGGIHTPSMSPHLPITPKQIEDEAVAAAEAGASIVHLHARNPETGQPSQDPALFRQFLPQIAARSDVIINLTTGGAPNMLVEERLQPALELKPEIASLNMGSMNFGLYPMLARQKEFKHDWERPYLEGSEDRVFRNTFKEIRYILESCADNGTRFEIECYDTSHLYTAAHFIERGILKPPFFIQSVFGLLGGIGTHPEDVQHMRRTAERLFGSDYYWSVLGAGRSQMPLAALSATMGGNVRVGLEDSLWDGPGQLATSNAQQVRRVVDILHSLNLQVATPDETREMLQLKGKNAVGF is encoded by the coding sequence ATGGCCGCAGCCCAGAAGAAAGTGATCGTCACCTGCGCGATCACCGGAGGCATTCACACGCCCTCCATGTCACCCCACCTGCCGATCACGCCCAAGCAGATCGAGGACGAAGCCGTCGCCGCCGCCGAGGCCGGTGCCTCCATCGTCCACCTGCACGCGCGCAATCCCGAGACCGGCCAGCCCTCGCAAGACCCGGCGCTTTTCCGCCAGTTCCTGCCGCAGATTGCCGCGCGCTCGGACGTCATCATCAACCTCACCACCGGCGGCGCGCCCAACATGCTGGTGGAAGAGCGCCTGCAGCCCGCGCTCGAGCTCAAGCCCGAGATCGCCTCGCTCAACATGGGCTCGATGAACTTCGGCCTCTACCCCATGCTCGCGCGCCAGAAGGAGTTCAAGCACGACTGGGAGCGCCCCTATCTCGAAGGCTCGGAAGACCGCGTGTTCCGCAACACCTTCAAAGAGATCCGCTACATCCTCGAATCCTGCGCCGACAACGGCACGCGTTTCGAAATCGAGTGCTACGACACCAGCCACCTCTATACCGCCGCGCACTTCATCGAGCGGGGTATATTGAAGCCGCCGTTCTTCATCCAGTCCGTCTTCGGCCTGCTCGGCGGCATCGGCACCCATCCCGAGGACGTGCAGCACATGCGTCGCACGGCCGAGCGCCTGTTCGGCAGCGACTACTACTGGTCCGTGCTCGGCGCGGGCCGCAGCCAGATGCCGCTGGCCGCCCTGTCCGCCACCATGGGCGGCAACGTCCGCGTGGGCCTCGAAGACTCGCTCTGGGACGGCCCCGGCCAACTCGCCACCAGCAACGCCCAGCAGGTGCGGCGCGTCGTGGATATCCTGCACTCGCTGAATCTCCAGGTCGCCACTCCCGATGAAACGCGCGAGATGCTGCAGCTCAAGGGAAAGAACGCCGTGGGGTTCTGA
- a CDS encoding SDR family NAD(P)-dependent oxidoreductase: MNTAFENQVVLVTGATAGIGRAAAVAFARGGATLVVSGRNEAAGATLQAELQGLGAHALFVRADVANEAQVAHLVDQCVQRFSRLDVAVNSAGLEGARGSIMEQTVENYTAAFNANALGTFLCLKHQMRVMSAQKSGAIVNLSSTMGSRGNALAPMYVASKHAIEGFTKSVALEACQHNVRVNAVAPGPIATEMLDRIAGGAQNLPMVASTIPMNRIGTPDEVADAILYLASKHASYITGQILQVNGGKTAM; the protein is encoded by the coding sequence ATGAACACAGCATTTGAGAATCAAGTCGTGCTCGTCACCGGAGCCACCGCCGGCATCGGCCGCGCGGCTGCCGTCGCGTTTGCGCGTGGGGGCGCAACACTCGTCGTGAGCGGCCGCAACGAAGCCGCAGGTGCCACGCTGCAAGCCGAGCTGCAAGGCCTTGGCGCACATGCCCTCTTTGTGCGCGCCGACGTCGCCAACGAAGCGCAGGTCGCGCATCTCGTTGACCAGTGCGTGCAGCGCTTTAGCCGTCTCGACGTGGCCGTCAACAGCGCGGGCCTCGAAGGCGCGCGCGGCTCCATCATGGAGCAGACGGTCGAGAACTACACCGCCGCCTTCAACGCCAACGCGCTCGGCACCTTTCTGTGCCTCAAGCACCAGATGCGCGTGATGAGCGCCCAGAAGTCCGGTGCCATCGTCAACCTCTCGTCCACCATGGGCAGCCGTGGCAACGCGCTCGCGCCCATGTACGTGGCAAGCAAGCACGCCATTGAAGGCTTCACCAAATCCGTCGCGCTCGAAGCCTGCCAGCACAACGTGCGTGTCAACGCCGTCGCACCCGGCCCCATCGCCACCGAGATGCTCGACCGCATCGCGGGCGGCGCGCAGAACCTCCCCATGGTCGCGAGCACCATCCCGATGAACCGCATCGGCACGCCCGACGAAGTGGCCGACGCGATCCTCTATCTCGCATCGAAGCACGCGAGCTACATCACCGGCCAGATCCTGCAGGTCAACGGCGGCAAGACCGCCATGTAA
- a CDS encoding carboxymuconolactone decarboxylase family protein, giving the protein MTTPTTNTPDTPISDRLRESGYWNPEWNSFTELDPVWTEKFLDMAMHPMTKGLIEPKVWEFISIAVDASCTHMYGPGTRRHIRRALELGATKEEIAAVLQGVSVLGLHANSMGAPMLLEEVARFEANASTNTDQPSR; this is encoded by the coding sequence ATGACAACTCCAACCACCAACACGCCCGACACCCCCATCAGTGACCGCCTGCGCGAGAGCGGCTACTGGAATCCCGAGTGGAACAGCTTCACCGAGCTCGACCCCGTGTGGACCGAAAAATTCCTCGACATGGCCATGCACCCCATGACCAAGGGCCTCATCGAGCCCAAGGTCTGGGAGTTCATCTCCATCGCGGTCGATGCCTCCTGCACCCACATGTATGGCCCTGGCACGCGCCGCCACATCCGCCGCGCGCTCGAACTTGGCGCGACCAAGGAAGAAATCGCCGCCGTGCTGCAGGGCGTGAGCGTGCTCGGCCTGCATGCCAACAGCATGGGCGCACCAATGCTGCTTGAAGAAGTCGCGCGCTTTGAAGCGAACGCCAGCACGAACACAGACCAGCCTTCCCGTTGA
- a CDS encoding tripartite tricarboxylate transporter substrate binding protein, which produces MTSTAPSITRRACLAALLATLPVTHALADSAWPSKPIRLIVPAPAGGASDMIARTIAESLRQDLKQTVIVENKPGAGGIIAVETMLGSRDGYTFVLSPNSLVTEGPHSYKFRFDPFKDLAPVAEVASVPLVLVADPKLPVKNVADMVTYVKARPGKISYASYSPGTLSHIKGMQFNKAAGLDMEHVGYKGSPPALTDVMGGQIQFMFDGMGTALPLFKTGKVRALAVTSPERSPFMPDVPTLAEAGYPNLSQIMGTTVWSTPDIPADVRNRLQQELLKAVASASVKSQLAALGMDAGKPKQSMNELADFLKRENERTGQALRAMNYQP; this is translated from the coding sequence ATGACTTCCACAGCTCCCTCCATCACGCGCCGCGCCTGTCTTGCCGCGCTTCTCGCCACTCTGCCCGTGACTCACGCGCTGGCCGACAGCGCCTGGCCCAGCAAGCCGATCCGCCTCATCGTGCCCGCGCCCGCAGGTGGCGCATCCGACATGATCGCGCGCACCATCGCCGAGAGCCTGCGCCAGGATCTCAAGCAGACCGTCATCGTCGAGAACAAGCCGGGCGCGGGCGGCATCATCGCGGTCGAGACCATGCTCGGTTCACGCGACGGCTACACCTTCGTGCTCTCGCCCAATTCGCTGGTGACCGAGGGCCCGCACAGCTACAAATTCCGCTTCGATCCGTTCAAGGACCTCGCGCCCGTGGCCGAGGTCGCGAGCGTGCCACTGGTGCTGGTGGCCGATCCGAAGCTGCCCGTGAAGAACGTTGCCGACATGGTGACCTACGTGAAGGCGCGGCCCGGCAAGATTTCGTATGCCTCATACAGCCCCGGCACACTCTCGCACATCAAGGGCATGCAGTTCAACAAAGCCGCAGGTCTCGACATGGAGCATGTGGGCTACAAGGGCTCGCCGCCCGCGCTCACCGACGTGATGGGCGGACAGATCCAGTTCATGTTCGACGGCATGGGCACGGCCCTGCCGCTGTTCAAGACCGGCAAGGTGCGCGCGCTCGCTGTCACCTCACCCGAACGCTCGCCCTTCATGCCCGATGTACCGACGCTGGCCGAAGCCGGCTATCCGAATCTCAGCCAGATCATGGGCACAACGGTCTGGTCCACGCCCGACATTCCCGCCGATGTGCGCAACCGCCTGCAGCAGGAACTGCTCAAGGCCGTGGCCTCCGCATCGGTCAAGAGCCAGCTCGCCGCGCTCGGCATGGATGCGGGCAAGCCAAAGCAATCAATGAATGAGCTCGCCGACTTCCTCAAGCGTGAAAACGAGCGCACCGGCCAGGCCTTGCGCGCCATGAACTACCAGCCATGA
- a CDS encoding 3-keto-5-aminohexanoate cleavage protein, translated as MNFLDGHLFPENQQPLIITAAPYAPSWMPDDFPGEIAVTMEEQIQKAVDCYNAGAQVLHLHVRELDGRGSKRLSKFNELIAGVRARVPEMIIQVGGSISFAPETDGAAAKWLSDDTRHMLAELDPKPDQVTVTVNTSQMNILEQFDARDIKGTSMEDPAVFNAYKEMTVPAQPGWAEEHIRRLTEAGIQSAFQCYNINSFESVERLMRRGIYKGPLVMNWVAIGGGMDAPSIYSLANFVRAVPDGAILTVEASVLNVLPINMMGIAMGLHVRCGTEDNLWNQTRTEKMGTVAQIEQLVRIAKECSRPIATPAQAREMCQIGVFYDTTEESLEKNGFAPNRNGGQQGFLRKVA; from the coding sequence ATGAACTTCCTCGACGGCCACCTGTTCCCCGAAAACCAGCAACCGCTGATCATTACCGCCGCGCCCTACGCGCCTTCGTGGATGCCCGATGACTTCCCCGGTGAGATCGCGGTCACCATGGAAGAGCAGATCCAGAAGGCAGTCGACTGCTACAACGCCGGCGCGCAAGTGCTGCACCTGCATGTGCGTGAGCTCGATGGCCGCGGCAGCAAGCGCCTGTCCAAATTCAACGAGCTGATCGCTGGCGTGCGTGCCCGCGTGCCCGAGATGATCATCCAGGTCGGCGGCTCGATCAGCTTCGCGCCCGAGACCGACGGCGCCGCCGCCAAGTGGCTGTCCGACGACACGCGCCACATGCTGGCCGAGCTCGACCCCAAGCCCGACCAGGTCACCGTGACCGTCAACACCTCGCAGATGAACATCCTTGAGCAATTCGACGCGCGCGACATCAAGGGCACGTCGATGGAAGACCCCGCCGTCTTCAATGCCTACAAGGAAATGACCGTGCCCGCGCAGCCGGGCTGGGCCGAGGAACACATCCGCCGCCTGACCGAAGCCGGCATCCAGAGCGCCTTCCAGTGCTACAACATCAACAGCTTCGAATCGGTCGAGCGCCTGATGCGTCGCGGCATCTACAAGGGCCCGCTGGTCATGAACTGGGTGGCGATTGGCGGCGGCATGGACGCGCCCAGCATCTACAGCCTGGCCAACTTCGTGCGCGCCGTGCCGGACGGCGCCATCCTCACCGTCGAGGCCTCGGTGCTCAACGTCCTGCCGATCAACATGATGGGCATCGCCATGGGCCTGCACGTGCGCTGCGGCACCGAAGACAACCTCTGGAACCAGACCCGCACCGAGAAGATGGGCACCGTCGCCCAGATCGAGCAACTGGTGCGCATCGCCAAGGAATGCAGCCGCCCCATCGCCACGCCCGCCCAGGCGCGCGAGATGTGCCAGATCGGCGTGTTCTACGACACCACCGAAGAGTCGCTGGAGAAGAACGGCTTTGCACCGAACCGCAATGGCGGCCAACAAGGCTTTCTGCGCAAGGTGGCCTGA
- a CDS encoding AraC family transcriptional regulator, translating to MTALMRSASLTHYADLATSVGLVPLDMLAAVGLPRSCFDNTELRIPAASVMRLMELSAEVSGEEAFGLRLSVTRRLSSFGVVGMLARDEPTLRHALDTLTRYLYLHNESLTTQIHEAGGVAVIEQLLLPSVGAGRQSVELAMGALYHTLCLALGKDWQPRSVSFMHPQPANLSWHRSILGSNLLFSQDYNGIALLSSDMDAPLHFADPAMRQQVRQLVHDDLAGHSFTFRDEVEQLITALLPTGRCSADQIAMHLGVDRRTVHRRLLVHGTTFTELLDEIRAEQAQRLMDYGDRKLSDIAPLLGFSSLSAFSRWKRGMGAKNKAQG from the coding sequence ATGACCGCCCTGATGCGCAGCGCCAGCCTCACCCATTACGCCGATCTGGCCACCAGCGTGGGTCTCGTGCCGCTCGATATGCTGGCGGCCGTGGGCTTGCCGCGCTCGTGTTTTGACAACACCGAGCTGCGCATTCCGGCAGCCTCGGTGATGCGGTTGATGGAGCTGTCGGCCGAGGTGTCGGGCGAGGAGGCGTTCGGGTTGCGCCTGTCGGTCACGCGGCGGCTGTCGTCGTTCGGCGTGGTGGGCATGCTGGCGCGCGACGAGCCCACGCTGCGCCATGCGCTCGACACGCTCACGCGTTATCTCTATCTGCACAACGAAAGCCTGACCACTCAGATCCACGAAGCGGGAGGCGTGGCGGTGATCGAGCAACTGCTGCTGCCGTCGGTGGGCGCGGGGCGGCAGTCGGTGGAGCTGGCGATGGGCGCGCTCTACCACACGCTGTGCCTCGCGCTCGGCAAGGATTGGCAGCCGCGCAGCGTGAGCTTCATGCATCCGCAGCCGGCCAATCTGTCATGGCATCGCAGCATCCTCGGCAGCAACCTGCTGTTCTCACAGGATTACAACGGCATAGCGCTGCTGTCGAGCGACATGGACGCGCCGCTGCACTTTGCCGATCCCGCCATGCGCCAGCAGGTGCGCCAGTTGGTGCATGACGATCTCGCGGGCCACAGCTTCACTTTTCGCGACGAGGTCGAGCAGTTGATCACCGCGCTGCTGCCCACGGGCCGCTGCAGCGCAGACCAGATCGCCATGCATCTGGGCGTGGACCGGCGCACGGTGCACAGGCGGCTGCTCGTGCACGGTACAACGTTCACCGAACTGCTCGACGAAATCCGCGCCGAGCAGGCGCAGCGGCTGATGGACTACGGCGACCGCAAGCTCTCGGACATCGCCCCGCTGCTGGGTTTCAGCAGCCTGAGCGCGTTCTCGCGGTGGAAGCGTGGGATGGGCGCGAAGAACAAAGCGCAGGGGTGA
- a CDS encoding response regulator, with amino-acid sequence MSIHMTSDDQNTPTGGALILIVEDEPRLASVLGDYLKAAGFRTEWIADGAQVLDAYAQRHHDLVLLDLMLPHRSGVDLCRDLRARSEVPVIMVTARVDEVDRLLGLQVGADDYVCKPFSPREVVARVTAVLRRYRHSPAQMARVLEIDEANFGARFRGRALDLTPVEFRLLSSLAASPLRVWSRDQLMNRLYPDHRVVVDRTIDSHIKNLRRKLLDAGSEDEPIRSVYGVGYRLEVLDDGG; translated from the coding sequence ATGAGCATCCACATGACGAGCGACGACCAGAACACGCCCACCGGCGGTGCCCTCATTCTCATCGTCGAGGATGAACCGCGCCTTGCCTCGGTGCTCGGCGACTACCTCAAGGCCGCAGGCTTTCGCACCGAATGGATCGCCGACGGCGCGCAAGTGCTCGACGCCTACGCGCAGCGCCACCACGACCTCGTCCTGCTCGACCTGATGCTGCCCCACCGCAGCGGCGTGGACCTGTGCCGCGACCTGCGCGCGCGCAGCGAGGTGCCCGTCATCATGGTGACCGCGCGGGTCGACGAGGTGGATCGCCTGCTCGGCCTGCAAGTCGGCGCGGACGACTATGTCTGCAAGCCGTTCAGCCCGCGCGAGGTGGTGGCCCGCGTCACCGCCGTGCTGCGGCGTTACCGCCACTCGCCCGCGCAGATGGCGCGGGTGCTTGAGATCGACGAGGCCAACTTCGGTGCGCGATTTCGCGGCCGTGCTCTCGATCTCACGCCAGTCGAGTTCCGCCTGCTCAGCTCGCTCGCGGCGTCGCCGCTGCGCGTGTGGTCGCGCGACCAGCTCATGAACCGGCTCTACCCCGATCACCGCGTGGTCGTGGACCGCACCATCGACAGCCACATCAAAAACCTGCGCCGCAAGCTGCTCGACGCGGGCAGCGAGGACGAGCCGATCCGCTCGGTCTACGGCGTCGGCTACCGGCTTGAGGTACTGGACGACGGCGGTTGA